ATGACGACGAAGTCACCACCATCGGCATGGGGCGCATAGGTCGGCTTGTGCTTGCCGCGGAGCAGGTTCGCGCTCTGCACGGCCAGCCGTCCGAGCACCACGTCGGTGGCGTCGATGACATGCCACGCACGCGTGATGTCACCGGCCTTCGGGGTGTAAGTGGGCACAGTTGTCCTCAACTCTTCAGATGTGGGTGCTGGTCGGATGCGATGGCAGAGGTTGCTCCCGGCGACCAGTGGGGACCCGGGCCTCGACGATCCCTGACAGTCGCCTGCCGAGAGATGCCACGCACCAGCGGTCCAGGTTACGCGAGCGCGCTGGTCAGGGTCAAAACGACCTCATTCCGGCGCGATCCGGACCGACGACACCGCTCGTTCGCACTGCACATCCACCGCCTCGCCCGCACCGCCGGCCTGACAGCCGACCGAAACCTGCAGTCCGTCGTCGACGAGGACGTACCAACGGATCGCGGTACCCGAGGCCGGCGCCTCCCGGTAGCTGATCACGTCGCGACCCATGAACCGGGTGGTCGGCGAGAACTCGGTGACGACGTCGTCGCCGCGCTGCCGTATCCGATTGCCCAGGCTGGTCGCCACCGACGCCAGCGTCGAGTCGGACCGGACCTCGCTCTGGACCACCAGGATCCTTCGCCCGTCGTCGTGGTCGGCGAACACGGTGCGGTCGGCCCGGTCGCCCCCGCGATCGGACGCACCCAGTTCGGTCTGCCGCCAATCCGCGGGTACCACCACGCTCGTGCGCCCCAGCGTCACCCGCCGCTCCGGGGCCGCGTCGTCGCCGCCGCGTTGCAGGAACCCGACTCCCCCGGCGATCACCGCCACCGCGACGGCGATCGCGCCCGCGGCCCAGATCCACCGGCCGGTCGGGCGCCGTGGCGCCGTGGGGGCCGGGCCGACCACGGGCGCCACCGGTGGGTCGCCCGACTCGGTACGTCCGGTGCGCCCTCCGTAGCGCCTGATCAGCTCGCGGTCGACCGCCAGCACCCGGCCGGCGACGGCATGCGTCGACACGACCTCGACGGCCCGGGTCACCTCCGCGGTGTCGGCGCCGTCGACGAACACCGCCTCCACCGAGTCGTCGACGATGGACTCGGTCACTGCGGCGACGTCGGACGCGTCGGGTTCGATGACCTCGGTCGCCTCGATCTGCCACCCGGCCGCGGTCCGGCGCAGACGCGCCACGTCCCACCGCGCCCGGTGCGGCCGGGCGGGGTCGGATGCCAGGGTCGGCCGGTGCGTCGTCTCGACCACGGCGCAGCGTTGCATCGCGCCGTCGGAGTGACTGCGCGCGATGAGCACCGCACGCGGGACGAGGGTCACCGTCGTCGGCAGGTCCGCGGTGGCGCGGTGCAGCACCGACGAGCGCAGCCGGCCCCAGGTACTCGGATAGCCGATCACCACCGGCAGCGGGCCGTCCGGGCCGTGATCCGGCAGGCCGAGGTCGTGCCAGACGGCCTGCCAGGCCTGATGGCCGTAGCGACGCACACCACCGACCGTGACGGTCGGGACGTCGACGGCATCGAGCAGGGCGGTGACATCGGTCGTGCGCGCACCGGTCAGGTGTAGCTGCCCGTAGGCGAGGTCGACCACCGTCGGTCGTCGCGCGGCGGGTACCACGACGGTCACACCTCGGGTTCGACGTAGCCGACCTGGATCATCTCCTGCGGCCGCGTCCGGGAGATGAGCTCACCGCGCCCCGGCACGAGCTGCTGCATACGGACCCGACCCGTGATGTAGCCCTCGTCGCGGTCGCCGCTCATCAGCAGGATGTCGCAGGACAGGTCCTTGAGGCGTCCGATCAGCGGGTCGAACATCGCCCGTCCGAGGCCACCCGAGCGGCGCGCCACGATGATGTGGAACCCGATATCGCGGGCGTGGGCGGCCAGATCGACCAACGGCAGCAGCGGGTTGCCCGACGCCGCCGCCACCATGTCGTAGTCGTCGATGACCAGGTACACGTCCGCGCCCGTGTAGTACGACCGGTCCCGTAGCTGCTGGGGCGTCACGTCCTCCGGCGGGAGCCGCGCACTGAGGATCTCGGCCAGTTGCACCATCATCGGCGCCGCCTTGTTGGCCGAACTGGCGTAGCCGCCGAGGTGGTCGCCCTCGATGATGCCGAGCATCGTCCGCCGATAGTCGATGAAGACGATCTTCACCTCTTCGGACGTCGAGTTGCGGACCAGTCCGCGCACGATGTTGCGCAACAGCGTCGTCTTGCCGTGCTCGACGTCGGCGAACAGCATGAAATGCGGTTGGCTGGTGAAGTCGAGTACCACGGGCGCGAGTTCGAGCTCGCCGACACCGACGGCAACCTGATTGGGCCGCAGGGTGATCCCCGCGTTCGCCACCAGTTCGTCGACCTCCTGCTGGGCGATCTCGACCCCGAGTTTGCGCACCGCCATGGCCTCGCGCCCGCGGTACGCACCGGCGAGCTGGTCCACGGCGTGCTGGACACCGGCCGGCAGCGACTCGGGTGAGGGCACGCCGTCGAGGCGCGGCAGCGCGATCAGCATGTGCAGTTCCTCGGGCGTCAGTCCGCGTCCCGGCCGACTGTGCGGCACCAACGCCGCGGCGCGGCGGCCCATGTCGGAATCCATCGCATCACCGAGCTTCAGCTCGATCCGGCTGCCGATCAGGTCCTTCACCCCCGGCCGGACCTCGGCCCACCTCGACGCCGAGACGATCACGTGCACGCCGTAGGAAAGACCCTGCTGCACAATCGTGTTGATCTGTTCTTCCAGGAAGTCGAGTTCATTGCGCAGGACACCGACGCCGTCGAGCACCAGGAACACGTCACCGTGCCGGTCCCCGGCCAGCGGATCGGACGGGTCGAGCCCACCGCCGGCGAACCAGTTCTGCCGTCGCGCGCGGTAGTCGCGCATCGATTCGATACCCAGTCGGGCGAACAACAGTTCCCGACCGCGCACGATCGCGCCGACCTCGGCGACGGTGCGGCGCACCGCGTCCATGTCGCCCCGCGACGCGACCGACCCCACGTGCGGCAGTCCCGCGACGGACGCGAGGCTACCGCCACCGAAATCGAGGCAGTAGAACTGCACCTGCTCGGGCGTGTGGGTGGCCGCGGCGGACATGATGATCGTCCGCAGCGCCGTCGATTTGCCCGACTGTGGTCCACCGACCACCGCGACGTTGCCCGCCGCCCCACTCAGGTCCAGGCGGTGGTGGTCGCGGCGCTGATCGTACGGTCGATCCACGATGCCGATGGCGATCCGCAGATCGCCCGCCGCGCCGGGGGTCGTCCAGTCCCGGCGCCCGACGAGCTGATCCACGGTCGACGACTCGTCGAGCGGCGGCAGCCACACCTCGTGGGCGGGCGGACCATGGCCGGCCATGCGACCCACGAGGGTGTCCAGCAGGGTGGGCACCGCCGCCGCGGCCGGGTCGTCGTAGGCGGGCAGGTCCGGGGTGGTCGGTGGCTCCTCGTCGAGCAGCGCCTGCGCCTGGTCGAGCACCGACGAACTCGCGGCACCGTCCTCCAGCGGGACCGGGAGTGCGGTGAACACCTTCATCCGTCCGCGCGGACCGTTGTAGACGGGGCCGTCGTCGATCGCGCCGTCGGCGGCGACCGGCGAGTAGTACGGCCCGGACACGTAGGAGGTGTTGAATCGCACCGGTTCGGCCGAGTCGCATTTGAGGTATGCCGAACCGGGCACGCTCGGTAGGTGGTAGGCGTCCGGCACGCCCAGCACCGAGCGGGATTCGTTGGCCGAGAACGTCTTCAGACCGATCCGATACGACAGGTGACTGTCCAGCCCGCGGAGTTTGCCCTCTTCGAGACGTTGCGAGGCCAGCAACAGATGGATGTGCAACGACCGGCCGAGACGACCGATCGCGACGAACAGCTCGGCGAAATCGGGCTTCTGCGAGAGCAGTTCGGAGAACTCGTCGACGACGATGAACAACGCGGGCAGGGGTTCGAGCCGCACGCCGGACGCCCTGGCACGTTCGTAGTCGGTGACATTGGCGAAGTTGCCGGCCGACCGGAGCAGCTCCTGGCGGCGGTTCATCTCGCCGGACAAGGCGTCCTTCATGCGGTCCACCAGCGGGAGTTCGTTCTCGAGGTTGGTGATGATCGCCGCCACGTGCGGGGCGGACTCCAGCCCGAGGAAGGTCGCACCGCCCTTGAAGTCGACCAGTACGAGATTCAGCTCGGTCGGTGAATGGGTGGCCAGCATCGCGAGCACCAGGGTGCGCAGGAACTCGGACTTGCCCGAGCCGGTCGCGCCGATGCACAGACCGTGCGGGCCCATGCCACCGTGCGCACTCTCCTTGATGTCGAGGTCGACCGGCGTGCCGCCGGGTGTGTATCCGATCGGCACCCGCAGGCGATCGCGGCCGGTCCGACCGCGCCAGTACACCGCGGGATCGAACCGTGCCGCATCGGTGATACCCAGGAGCGCAGGCAGTCCCGGGTCGCTCGAGGTGGCCTCGGACTCGAGGTTCGCCAGGGCCGCCGCGGTGGCGAGCCGGTAGCGCGCCATACGTCGGGCCAGCGTCTCCACCTCCGGAATCGTCAGCGAGTCCATGTCGGCGAATTCCTCGACGCCGAAGGCGCTGCGCGCGGCCACCTTCCGGTTCCGCACCACGAGCTGCAGACCCCGGCGCGCGGCGAGTCCGTCCGGTGGTGCGGTCAGGTCGAGGACCGTCACCCCTTCCATCCCCGCGTCGTTGATCAGCCGCTCGTCGCCGGCGACGTAGCCGTCGTCGAGGATGACCACCAGATGCGACCTACCCGGCGTCGGCGGAGCGGAACGGCTGAACCGGCCGCGCTCCAGCAGGTCGGTGGCCATCGAGTTCTCGAAGTCGGCGAGTGTCGGATAGATCATCCGCATCGCGCCCAAACCGTCCCGCAGTGTCGGATGGCCAACGTGCGGAAGCCATTTCGCCCAATCCCAGGCCTCGCCGGCCGGGTCACCGGTGATGATGACGATGTGCAGGTGGTCGGGACCGTGGAACGCGCACAGCTCCACCACCATCGACCGCACGAGATCGCGGGTCTCCTGCCGCGCACCCTCGATGTTCACCGCCGGGAAACCGCGTAGCGAGATCGACGTCGGGAGCCGGTGCACCACGGAGTGGGTGCGCACGAAGCGGCGCAACGCCACCATCGACACCGGCTCGATGTCCTCGAGTGGGCCCGTCTCCGGCGGCATGAGCCGGGTCGCCAGCCGCTGCGACCCCACTCCGACACGGACATGGGCGAAATCGCTGTCGGTCGGACGGCGCTCCCACATCCGGCGGGTGCCCACGATCTCGAGCAACGCGGCCGGATCGGGATGGCTCCACGACAACGCCGCCCGCTGGGCATCGACGGTCTCGAGAACCTGCGCACGCGTCTGGCCGAGATAGCGGAAGTAGTCCTTGCGTTCCTCGTTCAGTTCGGCGGCGCGCTTGCCACCGCCGCGACCTCCTGCGGCGAACATGCCGAACATCGACATCAGCATCATCAGCGGGAACATCATGAACAACGGATTGGCCAGGATGTTTCGGCCACCGGTCGCGAACATCATCGCGATCATCCCGACCACCGCGACGACCATCACCACCGGCAGCAACTTCATCAGCATGTTGCCCGGGACCACCCGCGGCACATCCGGCGGCGGTGCGATGTTCAGCTCGCCGCCGGGAGTGCGCGGAGGCGTGATCCGGGGTCGACGGACAAACCCCTCCGTTGTGGCGACCACTCGATGTTCCCCCCGACCGCCCCGGCGGATCCGAATTGATCCGGCCGGGCCGCACTAGTACACAATTGACGCGGTTCGCTATGTTAACCGCGAACCGGGCGGGGAGGATCCACCAGATGTCGACTCTGGATGCGCAAGCGATGACGGCTCGATCGCCGGGCCAGGGACACGGCGCCGGTGCGCGCGGCGACGCGGGCATCGAGCCCGAACTCGTGCGGGTCTCGATCCTGGGCGGGAACACACAGCTCGATGTGGGTCTACCTGCGGCGTTGCCCATTGCGGCACTCATCCCCGATGTCGTCGCGCAGATCGAGTCCCGTAATCCCGCACGCC
This sequence is a window from Gordonia insulae. Protein-coding genes within it:
- a CDS encoding type VII secretion-associated protein, with the translated sequence MTVVVPAARRPTVVDLAYGQLHLTGARTTDVTALLDAVDVPTVTVGGVRRYGHQAWQAVWHDLGLPDHGPDGPLPVVIGYPSTWGRLRSSVLHRATADLPTTVTLVPRAVLIARSHSDGAMQRCAVVETTHRPTLASDPARPHRARWDVARLRRTAAGWQIEATEVIEPDASDVAAVTESIVDDSVEAVFVDGADTAEVTRAVEVVSTHAVAGRVLAVDRELIRRYGGRTGRTESGDPPVAPVVGPAPTAPRRPTGRWIWAAGAIAVAVAVIAGGVGFLQRGGDDAAPERRVTLGRTSVVVPADWRQTELGASDRGGDRADRTVFADHDDGRRILVVQSEVRSDSTLASVATSLGNRIRQRGDDVVTEFSPTTRFMGRDVISYREAPASGTAIRWYVLVDDGLQVSVGCQAGGAGEAVDVQCERAVSSVRIAPE
- the eccCa gene encoding type VII secretion protein EccCa; this translates as MVATTEGFVRRPRITPPRTPGGELNIAPPPDVPRVVPGNMLMKLLPVVMVVAVVGMIAMMFATGGRNILANPLFMMFPLMMLMSMFGMFAAGGRGGGKRAAELNEERKDYFRYLGQTRAQVLETVDAQRAALSWSHPDPAALLEIVGTRRMWERRPTDSDFAHVRVGVGSQRLATRLMPPETGPLEDIEPVSMVALRRFVRTHSVVHRLPTSISLRGFPAVNIEGARQETRDLVRSMVVELCAFHGPDHLHIVIITGDPAGEAWDWAKWLPHVGHPTLRDGLGAMRMIYPTLADFENSMATDLLERGRFSRSAPPTPGRSHLVVILDDGYVAGDERLINDAGMEGVTVLDLTAPPDGLAARRGLQLVVRNRKVAARSAFGVEEFADMDSLTIPEVETLARRMARYRLATAAALANLESEATSSDPGLPALLGITDAARFDPAVYWRGRTGRDRLRVPIGYTPGGTPVDLDIKESAHGGMGPHGLCIGATGSGKSEFLRTLVLAMLATHSPTELNLVLVDFKGGATFLGLESAPHVAAIITNLENELPLVDRMKDALSGEMNRRQELLRSAGNFANVTDYERARASGVRLEPLPALFIVVDEFSELLSQKPDFAELFVAIGRLGRSLHIHLLLASQRLEEGKLRGLDSHLSYRIGLKTFSANESRSVLGVPDAYHLPSVPGSAYLKCDSAEPVRFNTSYVSGPYYSPVAADGAIDDGPVYNGPRGRMKVFTALPVPLEDGAASSSVLDQAQALLDEEPPTTPDLPAYDDPAAAAVPTLLDTLVGRMAGHGPPAHEVWLPPLDESSTVDQLVGRRDWTTPGAAGDLRIAIGIVDRPYDQRRDHHRLDLSGAAGNVAVVGGPQSGKSTALRTIIMSAAATHTPEQVQFYCLDFGGGSLASVAGLPHVGSVASRGDMDAVRRTVAEVGAIVRGRELLFARLGIESMRDYRARRQNWFAGGGLDPSDPLAGDRHGDVFLVLDGVGVLRNELDFLEEQINTIVQQGLSYGVHVIVSASRWAEVRPGVKDLIGSRIELKLGDAMDSDMGRRAAALVPHSRPGRGLTPEELHMLIALPRLDGVPSPESLPAGVQHAVDQLAGAYRGREAMAVRKLGVEIAQQEVDELVANAGITLRPNQVAVGVGELELAPVVLDFTSQPHFMLFADVEHGKTTLLRNIVRGLVRNSTSEEVKIVFIDYRRTMLGIIEGDHLGGYASSANKAAPMMVQLAEILSARLPPEDVTPQQLRDRSYYTGADVYLVIDDYDMVAAASGNPLLPLVDLAAHARDIGFHIIVARRSGGLGRAMFDPLIGRLKDLSCDILLMSGDRDEGYITGRVRMQQLVPGRGELISRTRPQEMIQVGYVEPEV